In a single window of the Olivibacter sp. SDN3 genome:
- the aspS gene encoding aspartate--tRNA ligase, translating to MYRTHTCGELTMADLGKEVVLCGWVQKSRDLGAMTFIDVRDRYGLTQLAFDTDDNEALRVQARALGREYVIKVSGTVIERSSKNIKINTGEIEIKVSHLDVLNASKLPPFLIEDETDGGEDLRMKYRYLDLRRNPVRNNLVLRHKIAQAVRSYLDGQQFIEVETPVLIKSTPEGARDFVVPSRMNAGEFYALPQSPQTFKQLLMVSGLDRYFQLVKCFRDEDLRADRQPEFTQIDCELSFVEQEDILVLFEGLINYLFKKIKGVEIGELPRISYADAMRLYGSDKPDTRFGMQFVEVNDLLKGAGFPVFDNAELIVGIKAEGCASYTRKQLDALTDFVKRPQIGATGLVYLRVSEDGTLKSSVDKFYGQEQLKAWAKAFDAKSGDLILVMAGDAEKTRKQLNELRLEMGNRLGLRDKNKFSALWVVDFPLLEWDDETSRYHAMHHPFTSPKPEDIGLLDTAPGKVRANAYDMVINGTEVGGGSIRIHDKGKQELMFKHLGFSEAEAQKQFGFLMEAFTYGAPPHGGIAFGFDRLVSIFAGLDSIRDVIAFPKNNAGRDVMIDSPSVISQEQLNELKIAVKV from the coding sequence ATGTATAGAACACATACTTGCGGCGAATTAACGATGGCCGACTTAGGAAAAGAAGTTGTATTATGTGGATGGGTACAAAAGTCGAGAGATCTGGGTGCGATGACGTTTATTGATGTGAGAGATCGATACGGCTTGACACAATTGGCATTTGATACGGATGATAACGAAGCGCTGCGTGTACAGGCGAGGGCTTTGGGACGAGAGTACGTCATTAAAGTGTCGGGTACAGTGATCGAACGATCGAGTAAGAATATTAAGATAAATACTGGAGAAATTGAGATAAAAGTAAGCCATTTAGATGTCCTTAACGCTTCCAAATTACCTCCTTTTCTGATTGAAGATGAAACAGATGGAGGGGAAGATCTTCGTATGAAATATCGTTATTTGGACCTTCGTAGAAATCCCGTAAGAAACAACCTGGTTTTACGTCATAAAATAGCACAAGCTGTACGCTCATATCTTGATGGCCAGCAGTTTATCGAAGTAGAGACACCTGTACTTATTAAGTCTACCCCTGAGGGGGCGAGGGACTTTGTCGTACCAAGTAGGATGAATGCAGGTGAATTTTATGCGCTGCCACAGTCACCGCAAACGTTCAAACAATTGCTGATGGTATCTGGATTGGACCGTTATTTTCAACTGGTGAAATGCTTTAGAGATGAAGATTTGCGGGCAGATAGGCAACCCGAGTTTACGCAGATTGATTGTGAGCTGTCTTTTGTTGAACAAGAAGATATTCTAGTACTTTTTGAAGGACTGATAAATTACTTGTTTAAGAAAATAAAAGGTGTGGAGATTGGCGAATTACCCAGAATTTCTTATGCTGACGCTATGCGTCTTTATGGTTCTGATAAACCTGATACGCGCTTTGGTATGCAATTCGTTGAAGTTAATGATCTGTTGAAAGGTGCAGGTTTTCCGGTTTTTGATAATGCCGAACTAATTGTGGGAATAAAGGCGGAAGGTTGTGCCTCGTATACCAGAAAGCAGTTGGATGCCTTGACAGATTTTGTCAAGCGCCCGCAAATAGGGGCAACAGGCTTGGTGTATTTGAGGGTGAGTGAGGACGGAACCTTGAAATCGTCAGTGGATAAATTCTATGGACAGGAGCAGCTAAAAGCCTGGGCAAAAGCATTTGATGCAAAATCGGGCGATTTGATCTTAGTGATGGCTGGTGATGCGGAAAAAACCCGTAAACAATTGAACGAGCTTAGGCTAGAAATGGGCAATCGACTAGGCTTACGAGATAAAAATAAGTTTTCAGCACTGTGGGTGGTTGATTTTCCGCTGTTAGAGTGGGACGATGAGACTAGTCGTTATCACGCTATGCACCATCCATTCACTTCCCCGAAGCCTGAGGATATAGGGTTGCTGGATACCGCACCGGGAAAGGTTAGGGCCAATGCTTATGATATGGTAATTAATGGTACTGAAGTTGGGGGGGGATCTATCCGTATTCATGATAAAGGTAAGCAAGAACTGATGTTTAAACATTTAGGTTTTAGTGAAGCCGAAGCACAAAAGCAGTTTGGGTTCCTAATGGAAGCATTTACCTACGGTGCTCCGCCACATGGAGGTATTGCTTTTGGTTTTGATCGCCTGGTGTCTATTTTCGCAGGATTAGATTCTATTCGAGATGTGATCGCTTTTCCAAAGAATAATGCCGGTAGGGACGTGATGATCGATTCTCCAAGTGTAATTTCTCAAGAACAGTTAAATGAATTAAAAATTGCGGTTAAAGTGTAA